The DNA window GCATCCAAAGCAAGCGCATACCCCTTGCGCGGCTCGAGCGTCCCGACCATGAGAAAGCTCGGACGTTCGTCTTGCCGCACGGGATCAATCTCGGTGGCACCGCCTTTTTCGGCGAAATCTGCTCCCAGATGCCAATAACCTATCTTCATTTCTCTCGGAAACTGGATTGCTTCGAGAAAGGCAGTGAGCTCGTCGGCGACGGCCTTCGAGATGCAGATGAAGGCCGTCGAATAGGACAAGGCTGTCTGGAACCAAGTGGAAAAAATTGGCGGCATCGTCGGGTTGCAAAATGCCGGAAACCGAAGCGGAATAGTATCGTAGAGGCACGAGATTACGTGGGCTCCTCGCAAGCGGGCAGAGCGCAACGTCATATAGTGGTGTCTGTAAAACTCCCAGGAACTATCTAGCATCAAAATCAGGTCGTCGGAGGAGAAGTCCAGCCGATTATCTTCCGTGAAGGCGCGCGGGCGGGCTGACTTCTCCAGAGTACTGGGAATGCTGAACCAGCCATCGGATGAATCGCTATATGCAATTACCTTTTCGATCCCATCGCTCTTACTTTCGTCCTGAGCTCCGAGATTGGCGCAGATGTTTTTGACCACACGTTGGATGCCAGTTTTGTGGTCGATGCGATACGTGGCTGTCGCATCGACGATGAGGCGTGTGCCGGTGGAGATTGCTTTTTCGGAGCGAGCCAGGGTTTCGGCGATTGCATCGGCCGGAACGGCTGTACGTTCGAGGTTTCTGAGCACAGCCTTTTGGATCGCCGACGGAGAGGCTTCGGCGCTGGCAGGTCTCACGGTGCCGGCAACTGCAGCTTTTCTCAAAGCCTCGACCGCAATGGCTGCAGATTTTGCCCAACTGAATTCTTGAGCATGGCAACGCTGCCTTTCGGCGACCGCCTTTGTCGCCTCCGGATGGGTAAGGGCATGTTCCATGACCCGAGCGATGTCATTCACATCGGCTGGATCGAACAGGAGTTCTGCGTCGCCGATGACCTCCGGTAAAGCGCCGGTGTTCGAAGCGATGATGGCGGCGCCACAGGTCATAGCTTCCAGGGCAGTCAGACCGAAACCTTCAAGCAAGGACGGCTGAATTGCCAGACCTGTCGCCTTATAAAGTGAAACGAGCTGGCTGTCGGTGACATGGCCGAGAGCTACAAGGTCCTTTTCTGGAAGGCCAAGCTTCTTCCAACGGTCCTCCTCGTCCTTTAGGAGCGCTCGGGGATGATCTCCGGCCAGGACGAAACTATAGCGGTCGCGCACATCTGATGGGAGCTGCGCGAAGGCTTGGATGGCGGACTTGACATTCTTCCGCCAGTCCAGCGCGCCTACGTAGAGGATGAAAGGCTTCTCGATCGACTTCGGCATCTTAGCATCGTGATGTTCGATCGCGTCGATGAAATCCTTCGAGACGCCGGCGAGTATGTTAATGGAGCGATCGTTCTTTGAGATTTCAACACATTCGTTGCGAGAATATTCCGAGATACAAAGGTTCAGGTCATATCGCGAATAGAGCGCGAGGCGTCGATCGTAATATGCTCGCATCGCAGAAGAGGTGAGATATTGCTGCGGATAGCGATAGGGGATTGCGTCGTAGAAGATGGAAGCAATTGGTATTCCCGAGATGTCATTCGGAACAAGAGGGACAGCCTTTTCTCCGACACCTTCGAAGGGGCTTGAGGAGAGCGCTATATCGGGCTTCAAACAGGCGACATGATAGGCAAGTGCAACCTCGCTTAACCGCCGTTTTTCCGTATAGCCGTTGACCGCTTCGCCTCCTTCCGCAACGCCATGCCACATGTGGATGTTGCCGGGCTTGATCCATTTCTGCAGATGATCGCGCGCTGCCAGGGCTTCCAACGGCATAGCAGCATTGAGCGAAACAAGAAGTTCAACGTCGGGATGATTGTCTACAATTCCAAGTAGCAGCTCCTGTACGTACCGCCCGATCCCTCGCAATCTGCTTGCCGTTTGGAAACACTGACCATCAATCCATAGCCGCATAGGCTGTTATCTTTCACTTTTTGTTGGAATATCTTCGAGCAGTTGCTTCCACTGGCCTGAAGTGCCTTTGGGCGCGTCGATATACCATTCTGCCTCGCGACCGACATCCAAACCGTGCGGCGTTACACCATATCCGCGCGATCTCGCAAATGCTTCCAGCAGGCCCCTAAATTTTGGAAAGCGATAAAGCAGCCGAAGGCATCTGTCCTTCCATTCGGGATGGCGGGAAAGCCAGCGAATGATCTGTTCAAGCAGGATCCTTACACCTCGCCGGGGCAGTCCGAGCAACCGGGCATTCAGAGCGTTGATTTTGCGCAGAGGGCGCGTCAGTCGCCATGAAAGGCTGTGGTGGGCCTCATACAGCTGCGCGCCTATGATCGCCTCGCGGCCACGCGATGCGGAAAGTTCTTCTTCAAATATGTGGATCCGTCGATCGCCTTCTAGGATGTCTCCCTTAACTTGCAGAACGATTCGGGCCTGCTCCGCGCGCATCTGATCGCGCTCAGCCAACCGCGACTGCAACACAGCCGCGTAGGTTGTATGCTCCGCGAGCACAAAATCATCGAAGACATTCGGACCGGGGCCGAAGAAACGCAGAAGTTCCTGATGTTGATCGCTCACGTAGAAGCGGCTCAGACCGTCGAAATAGACAAATTGGTAACCCATGCCGAGCAATTTTGGTTCCCATTTTTCGTAGTTCGTTTCCTGCGAATTCGGCAGCGTACTTTCCATGACGACGATCCAAGGTCGTGCAGGAGATGGTGCCCAGCTGTCAATGACCGATGCTTCCATGCCTTCCACGTCGACCTTAAGCCAATGGATTTCCCGGTCTCCACCCTGCGCGAAAACGGCTGATAGAGGCATGAGCGGAACATCGGTTTCGACCACGCTGCGGCCGGCAGCTTTATGCTTCATCGCGCTATCGCGATCGCTGGTGCTTAGGCCGGTTTCTGGAACCTCAAAAAAACGGATGGAGCCATTGCCGATTCCAATTGCGGCTTGGATAACAATCTCGTCCGGTCGGTCCTGCCGCATCTTTTCGGCATAATGCATCGTTGCCTCGGCGTGAATACCGCGCCAGCCGTTTTCATAGAAGCAGCGGCTGACCGAATCGATGACGGGGTCCTGAGCACCAATATCTATGTAGAAGCCATTTTCGATATTCTTCAGTGCTCGCCAGAGAATGACGTCTTCGAAATTTTGTGCTTGGGAGATAAACATTATGGTTCTGGAAACTCTCCTACTCGTCTCGACTGCTGGTCTAGGATAGACCACAGTGCCCCAAGGCGGAATCGTGCAAAGTGTCCCCGCAACTCTCCCTCGATTGAGGCGATGATGAAATGTCGGCAATTCCAGATGCATTTCAGCAAATCTCTATCTCCGGCCCTTAGGCAACATGATGCGTGGCGCATCCCGGCATTATCGAGACTTCACCCGCAGATGCCACTCTGCCAAGACGTCATTGAGTGTGTCGCGCAACTCGATTTGCGGCTTCCATCCAAAAGCCTCCAGTGCAGCCTCGTTCCGACCCGATGCAATCGGAACTTCAGAGCTCCTCAAGCGTTGGGGGTCGATTTCAATATCGACCTGTAATTTTGACAGCTCTATGAGGATATCGAGTATCTCGCGAATTTGTGTCGGTCGGCCTGACGACAGATTGAATGCTTTGCCAACGACGTTTGGCCTGAGACTGCTGAGCGCGGCGTCGGCATAAACCCGCACGACATCGCGCACATCAAGAAAATCTCGAAATCCCGAAAGATTCCCGACGCTAAGAGTGGGAGCGCGAAGGCCTGCTACAATCTCAGCAATCTGCTTCGCAAATGCGGGTACGACATAGGCGTCGGTTTGGCCCGGACCGGTATGATTGAAGGGCCGAAAGCGGATTGTTTTCAGTCCTTCATAGGCGAGCTGGCCGAGCAGGATGTCTGCAGCGGCTTTCGTTGCTCCATAAACGCCCATAGGCTTGAGCGCAGTATCCTCGTCGACCGGCACCCCGGCCCTTTCAATGAAAGAGGCACCGTATGACTCGGAGCTACCCGCAAAAATGAAACGCGCATTCGGTGCGAGTTCCATTGTCGCGTAGGCGAGATTCATCGTTCCACGAAAGTTTACGTCCCATGCACGATCGGGAGCATTGCGAGCATCAGCGGGGGCGGCAATTGCTGCAAGATGAATGACCGCCGAGGGGCGCGAGGCTCCGATAAGCGCCATAGTCTGGCCCTTATCGGAGATATCTGCAGTCAAAGCCGACGCCTCGCCGTGACCTGCGGTCAACACCGTCAGATCGATATCGCCCAGAAGTCGGCGACTCTCAAGCTCGCGCACCAACCAAGCACCAACGAAGCCGCTGGCGCCAGTTATGAGAATGCGATGTTCGCGAGGCATGGGTACGACCTAAGAGCTGGAACTAAGTACTATTTCTTGAGCCGCTTCAGATCGGCTTCAACCATCTCGACAATCATCTCTTCGAGCGGGATCTTGGCCTCCCAGCCAAATTTCTGCCGAGCCTTGGTTGAGTCGCCGAGGAGGATGTCTACTTCCGCGGGGCGGAAGAGCGTGGGGTCGATGATGAGATGCTTATCCATATCGAGGCCAGCATGTTTGAAGGCAATCGCACACATATCGCGTACTGTCGTTGTCCGTCCCGTCGCAATGACGTAATCGTCGGCGACATCCTGCTGCAGCATCAGCCACATGGCGCGGACATAATCCTTGGAATGGCCCCAATCCCGCTTCGCATCGATATTTCCGAGGCGCAGTTCCGTCGCGAGGCCGAGCTTGATCCGAGCGACGCCGTCGGTGACCTTTCTGGTCACGAACTCAATGCCACGCAATGGAGATTCGTGATTGAACAAAATACCGCTCGAGGCATGCAGGCCAAAACTTTCACGATAGTTGACCGTTAGCCAATGGCCATAGAGTTTCGCAACTGCATAGGGCGAGCGCGGGTAGAAAGGAGTCGTCTCCGATTGCATTGGCTCCTGAATAAGACCATACATTTCGGAAGAAGACGCCTGATAGAAACGGGCGCTGGGGCTTTCCAAACGAACGGCTTCAAGGACATTCGTCACACCGAGACCAGTAACTTGTCCCGTCAAAAAAGGCTGCTGCCAGGAGGATCTCACAAATGACTGGGCAGCAAGGTTGTAGACCTCGTCCGGCTTGACGTCCCGCATGGTTCGAATGAGGCCGGAAAGATCCTGGAGATCTCCGTCGACAATTTGAACGTCACGTTCGATACCCAGCCATTGCAGGCGGCTAAGATTGACGTCGGAAGTGCTGGACCGGCGAGCGAGGCCGTGAACCTCGTAGCCATTTTTCAACAACAACTCCGCGAGGTAGGCGCCATCTTGACCTGTTACACCCGTTATCAACGCTCTCTTCGCCACTTTACTGTCTCCGTTGTTGCCACGGCTACAACCTGCATTGAGTCAAACAAGCACAATGCTGCCCGGCGTCGCTGCGGTCGGCTGCCAATTTTCAAGCGCCATTTAGCCCGTTTGAATTCTGATGACAACGACTAGCAGTAATTTCTTCAAGATCAGGCATCCTCCGAGGTGGAGAAGTGTGCAATTGAGAAGAGGTGCCTAGGCATCACGAGAAGTTTTGGCAGGTCGCAAGCCGCAAACCCGGTAACTGACACTACGTCGGCTCGCGTCGGTGGTCGACCTTTGGTTGTCGTTGATGACGACCAGGCTTCACTGCATTTTTACGCCGCCAAGATCCCAGCCAATTGTCGTCGAGCCATTTGCGAATGTTTGCTGCAATCTTGTAGCTGCCAGAAGGTAGGGATCAGCCGGGCGGTGTATTGGGATACTTTAATTGGAAGAAAAAGTACGTTGGCATGCCCGCGCCAGAGAACCTGAAGCAGCGGGACGTGCACGCGATGGAAGAAGATCGTTTCGGACCTGGCGTTGCTTCGCATCCGATCCATGCAGGACATTGACGTTTACAGGATTCCAAACCGGCGTTGGCAGCAAAGGGCGCGAACAATTCTTCGGGCAACCTATGAGTTCGAAGTGGCGGTTTCAGCGTTGCTCGCATTTACTACAACGGCGAGACCGAGGTCGCGAATAGTTTCGGGATCTCGCCATTGAATTTTGACGGCCAATAGACCTCGGTTTCATAGACTCCGAGCGGTGTGAATCGAGAGGTTCACGTATTGTCCTGCGAGAGGCCGGGATGATGTCCCAGGGAGTGG is part of the Rhizobium jaguaris genome and encodes:
- a CDS encoding glycosyltransferase family 4 protein encodes the protein MRLWIDGQCFQTASRLRGIGRYVQELLLGIVDNHPDVELLVSLNAAMPLEALAARDHLQKWIKPGNIHMWHGVAEGGEAVNGYTEKRRLSEVALAYHVACLKPDIALSSSPFEGVGEKAVPLVPNDISGIPIASIFYDAIPYRYPQQYLTSSAMRAYYDRRLALYSRYDLNLCISEYSRNECVEISKNDRSINILAGVSKDFIDAIEHHDAKMPKSIEKPFILYVGALDWRKNVKSAIQAFAQLPSDVRDRYSFVLAGDHPRALLKDEEDRWKKLGLPEKDLVALGHVTDSQLVSLYKATGLAIQPSLLEGFGLTALEAMTCGAAIIASNTGALPEVIGDAELLFDPADVNDIARVMEHALTHPEATKAVAERQRCHAQEFSWAKSAAIAVEALRKAAVAGTVRPASAEASPSAIQKAVLRNLERTAVPADAIAETLARSEKAISTGTRLIVDATATYRIDHKTGIQRVVKNICANLGAQDESKSDGIEKVIAYSDSSDGWFSIPSTLEKSARPRAFTEDNRLDFSSDDLILMLDSSWEFYRHHYMTLRSARLRGAHVISCLYDTIPLRFPAFCNPTMPPIFSTWFQTALSYSTAFICISKAVADELTAFLEAIQFPREMKIGYWHLGADFAEKGGATEIDPVRQDERPSFLMVGTLEPRKGYALALDAFDLLWSEELDVKLTIVGKPGWGVEHLLRRVESHPEYGKRLFWFNGVSDEKLQKAYADSDALIAASYAEGFGLPIVEAGHFGKSVIASDIPVFREVAARGQNCRFFTVGSPAALAETIREFLTSHRDPPNAGADDNWLSWKESADELQRIVLGDDWYRTYRPASNRTYVPISDIGNTRMQEVLRSGDTQHKLELIEGPIASGDRRLLKYTVRISNLSAKLWTSAGAENGSFAVTARYRVFAKDGSMISADSSRTSIPFVLVPGDSLYVCVEIPQDLKMKGGAFAEIGLVQEAAHWWSDPLRVVL
- a CDS encoding FkbM family methyltransferase, translating into MFISQAQNFEDVILWRALKNIENGFYIDIGAQDPVIDSVSRCFYENGWRGIHAEATMHYAEKMRQDRPDEIVIQAAIGIGNGSIRFFEVPETGLSTSDRDSAMKHKAAGRSVVETDVPLMPLSAVFAQGGDREIHWLKVDVEGMEASVIDSWAPSPARPWIVVMESTLPNSQETNYEKWEPKLLGMGYQFVYFDGLSRFYVSDQHQELLRFFGPGPNVFDDFVLAEHTTYAAVLQSRLAERDQMRAEQARIVLQVKGDILEGDRRIHIFEEELSASRGREAIIGAQLYEAHHSLSWRLTRPLRKINALNARLLGLPRRGVRILLEQIIRWLSRHPEWKDRCLRLLYRFPKFRGLLEAFARSRGYGVTPHGLDVGREAEWYIDAPKGTSGQWKQLLEDIPTKSER
- a CDS encoding GDP-mannose 4,6-dehydratase; this encodes MPREHRILITGASGFVGAWLVRELESRRLLGDIDLTVLTAGHGEASALTADISDKGQTMALIGASRPSAVIHLAAIAAPADARNAPDRAWDVNFRGTMNLAYATMELAPNARFIFAGSSESYGASFIERAGVPVDEDTALKPMGVYGATKAAADILLGQLAYEGLKTIRFRPFNHTGPGQTDAYVVPAFAKQIAEIVAGLRAPTLSVGNLSGFRDFLDVRDVVRVYADAALSSLRPNVVGKAFNLSSGRPTQIREILDILIELSKLQVDIEIDPQRLRSSEVPIASGRNEAALEAFGWKPQIELRDTLNDVLAEWHLRVKSR
- the gmd gene encoding GDP-mannose 4,6-dehydratase → MAKRALITGVTGQDGAYLAELLLKNGYEVHGLARRSSTSDVNLSRLQWLGIERDVQIVDGDLQDLSGLIRTMRDVKPDEVYNLAAQSFVRSSWQQPFLTGQVTGLGVTNVLEAVRLESPSARFYQASSSEMYGLIQEPMQSETTPFYPRSPYAVAKLYGHWLTVNYRESFGLHASSGILFNHESPLRGIEFVTRKVTDGVARIKLGLATELRLGNIDAKRDWGHSKDYVRAMWLMLQQDVADDYVIATGRTTTVRDMCAIAFKHAGLDMDKHLIIDPTLFRPAEVDILLGDSTKARQKFGWEAKIPLEEMIVEMVEADLKRLKK